The following proteins are co-located in the Malassezia restricta chromosome II, complete sequence genome:
- a CDS encoding H/ACA ribonucleoprotein complex subunit 4, whose protein sequence is MAGNAEFMIKPDNSGPSLRYSEWPLLLKDYDKLLVRSSHFTPIPHGCTPLTRDILTYVSSGVINLDKPSNPSSHEVVAWLRRILRVEKTGHSGTLDPKVTGCLIVCIDRATRLVKSQQSAGKEYVSVLRLHDKIDDPSKLPRVLETLTGALFQRPPLISAVKRQLRIRTIYESKLLEFDNDRHLAVFWVSCEAGTYIRTLCVHLGLLLGVGGHMQELRRVRSGALSEDDNMVTMHDVLDAQWLYDNQRDESYLRKVIRPLESLLVGYKRIVVKDSAVNAVCYGAKLMIPGLLRFEANIELNDEVVLITTKGEAIAIGIAQMTTVDLSTCDHGIVAKVKRCIMERDTYPRRWGLGPKALEKKKLVKEGKLDKHGHEIDGVTPEKWTKEYVDYSKPAAEEAGNSSMAEPDASKADDDGDEEDKEEAKESSSDKKRKADVDEDNQEETEEERKRRKKEKKAAKKALEAAGETGEKKKKEKKEKKKE, encoded by the coding sequence ATGGCTGGCAACGCAGAGTTTATGATCAAGCCTGACAACTCGGGCCCAAGCCTGAGATACTCTGAATGGCCTCTTTTACTTAAGGACTACGATAAGCTTCTCGTGCGTAGTAGTCACTTCACCCCGATTCCGCATGGCTGCACGCCACTCACGCGCGACATTTTAACGTACGTTAGCAGCGGCGTGATCAATTTGGATAAGCCTTCGAACCCTTCGTCACACGAGGTTGTCGCATGGCTGCGCCGTATCCTTCGTGTGGAAAAGACGGGTCACTCTGGCACGCTGGATCCCAAGGTGACGGGATGCTTGATTGTGTGTATTGACCGTGCTACTCGTCTGGTCAAATCACAGCAGAGCGCTGGTAAGGAGTATGTCTCTGTGCTGCGTTTACATGACAAGATCGATGATCCAAGTAAACTTCCTCGTgtcctcgagacgctcacAGGTGCCCTGTTTCAACGCCCGCCCTTGATTTCTGCCGTCAAGCGCCAGCTTCGTATCCGTACAATCTATGAATCTAAGCTGCTTGAATTCGACAATGACCGCCATCTGGCTGTTTTCTGGGTCAGCTGTGAAGCTGGCACATACATCCGTACTTTGTGTGTGCATCTCGGTCTTTTACTTGGTGTTGGTGGCCACATGCAAGAACTGCGTCGTGTTCGCAGTGGTGCCTTGAGTGAAGACGATAATATGGTGACGATGCATGATGTACTGGACGCTCAATGGCTTTACGACAACCAGCGAGACGAGTCTTACCTCCGTAAAGTGATTCGTCCGCTTGAGTCACTGTTGGTTGGGTATAAACGTATTGTCGTTAAAGATAGCGCCGTAAACGCAGTGTGCTACGGTGCCAAACTCATGATCCCTGGTCTGCTCCGCTTTGAGGCAAACATTGAGCTGAACGATGAGGTTGTCCTTATCACCACCAAGGGCGAGGCCATCGCCATTGGTATTGCGCAAATGACCACGGTCGATCTGTCGACTTGCGATCACGGTATTGTGGCGAAAGTGAAGCGTTGTATCATGGAGCGTGACACTTATCCCCGACGCTGGGGTCTGGGTCCAAAGGCCCTCGAGAAAAAGAAGCTCGTCAAGGAAGGTAAGCTGGACAAGCATGGCCATGAAATCGATGGCGTTACCCCAGAAAAATGGACGAAGGAGTACGTTGACTACTCGAAGCCTGCAGCAGAAGAGGCGGGCAACTCATCCATGGCTGAGCCTGATGCATCCAAGGCCGATGACGACGGGGACGAGGAAGATAAGGAGGAAGCCAAGGAGAGTTCGAGCGACAAGAAGCGGAAAGCCGACGTCGATGAAGACAACCAGGAAGAAACtgaagaagagcgcaaACGACGCAAGAAGGAGAAGAAGGCAGCTAAGAAGGCGCTTGAGGCGGCCGGCGAGACAGGTgagaagaagaaaaaggAGAAGAAGGAGAAGAAGAAAGAGTAA